cgaGTTTAGGTTAGGCccgaaaattttttttggccCAACTCGAaatatgagcctaaaattttgctcaggcccggcccgagaaaaatatcataagcctgagcccggcccggcccatttttaaaataaacattaaaaatttattttaaaaataaaaaaaattttattttaaaagtattttaaaattaaaaataaaaataaaaatatatttttttaaacgggcctcattttttttgcctaagcccatatttcgggcctatatttttacccgaaccctcctatatttcgggcgggccatcgggccgggccaggccgcccggcccatggacaggtctagttctcatcgataataaaaatgaattttaatagtTATGTAAAGACAATGgtaaaaatggaagaaaaacgaatcataaaaatacatgatctttaatttgatacaattatatactatttaatttttttgaacatgAATTTTAGGTTCTCATCATATATATGCCATTGGCGTTCTAGGCGGGCTCTGGCAGATGCCCGGCCCCctcctaaaatggaaaattgtttatttaagttctataaaaattttaaaattttaaattaggaggtaaaattgtactttggcccccctaaaaatgataaaattttgatttaatcttttaaaattataaagatatagactattaaaaactaaaatttaatttcgatctCCCTAAAAGAATCCTCTACGCATCAGTACATTCGAATCCACGATCTCTTGTACGAGCGACAATTCCGACGTGAATTCTTTTACATGtaactattttcatttttattttattttatcaattatcatttttttttaaaaagcattATATCGTCGCCAATGCTGGAATGGAATCCCAAAACACCAACGAAATCGAACAAATCTCCGACGACATTCCGTCACACAATTCCGTCACCGTCGGCGAATCAGATCCTTCCGCGTCAGCCTTATCATCTACACTCCGTCACCGTTTATTCTCCCGGCAAGGAACCACTTCCAAAGAACCCGCCGTAGATTCCCTCGTAAAAGAAATCCATTCGAAAACATACAAATTCAGCCGCGATCCGAAACCAAGCGAtgcctcttcttcttcttcttccgaGGTAATCGAGTCAACGCACCTCGAATCAACCATCACCGCCGCTCGAGCTCATAACTCACCCGAACTCACCGACCCAATACGCATTACCTGGAATTTACTATTTTTCACATCTCGTTTAGTCATAAACCCAACCTATTTCCTCTTGAAACTGATTATAAGATCCATTACATTTCCCATATCAATATTGAGTCACTGCATCATCTTAATAATCGACCCTTCTAGACCATTGAAACAAATCAAAGCttatttgatttcaaaattgatcaaattatggTTCGATTCACCTTGTGGGCGGCTCATTTTCAAAACCTGGCGGGGAATTTTGTGGGTTGCTTATTTAGGGTTTGTTCTATGTGGGTTATTGTTTACTTCACTTGTGATTAGTTGGATTTTAATGGGGTATTTAGTGGAGAAACCATTGGAGATTAAAGaaactttgaattttgattatacAAACGGTAGTCCGGTTGCTTATGTTCCTATTATATCTTGTGCTGCTGTTGGTTGTGGGGTGAGATGTATGGGGAAGAATTTAGGGTCTGGAATTATACCTCCCTTTCATGATTTGCAGGTTACCGTTTCTTTGACATTGCCGGAATCGGATTACAATAGGAATTTGGGGATGTTTCAGGTAGGAAATTGAAATTTCCGTTTATGTTCATGTTGTTTATTTGTGTTTAGtcaaattatgctattagtccctttacttttaCAAAACTTGTAGGTTTAGTCACTATACTTCAATTTGGTTCTTTTTAATTGGTAAAAAGACCTTTCCAGCCGctctcaatttcaaatttgagcaaATTGGCCCctctaaaaaaattagaacaatttaatccctatcaaTGTTGAAAGTGAGCAACTATTAACAATTAATCACGACATAAATGTCTTCTGTCGATTGtgcatattttttattgatataataacaaatttagccttcgatgtttacatgtttttctattttgaccTTAATTCTAAACAATTCAACCTCAACATTGACACAAATGTTGCGggataaaattgttaaattaggatcaaattgacaGAAAATGTAGactttgagggctaaatttattataataccAATAAAAAACATGTACAATTCAAAATTGACAGGGATTAAAtaactctaatttttttagaagGACCGGtttgctcaatttcaaaattgagagggACTGGAGAAGtctttttagtttctttactttttaaattttaaaatttcattactcactaaaaaataactgttaaattcattaagttaaagttatgttatttccaaaatttcacTTGTTAATGGCAACCTGTTTACCAAGTTTAATTAGAGTCTATTTAGGTAATTGTAGTTTAAGTTACTCGGACTCAAGTATGAGTTTCgaatattgatatatttagaGAGTTATTGGAAGATCGTATGACCATACCCATGTTAAAATATGCATTGAAAATGAATGTTCAATGCGagtactttaaaaattatagaggTGTAAATGAGATTGGTGTTtataaatgattcaatttcGGACTCATGAAAAACTTAAATTCGATTTGATAACAATCAAGTCGAGTTTGACCTCAAGCAACTCAAACTATTGGTTGAGCGCTCATTAGCCTAAtctagtttttcattttaataaattgttgTACAATGAATTacgttttttcttttattatatagaAAGAGCTTAAGTACGAACAAGTTAAGAGTTTGAATACGATCAAACTTAATCAAGCTCGAGTTGGAGTAGCTCGATAATGTCTCGAACCCTAAATTTCGAGTCGAGATCGAGCTCATCTTAGCTCGAGTGCCAATATTGATGAATGCTTATGcaaccatttttttaaaggtAAGGACAGATTTCATCTCTATTAAGGGCGAAACACTTGACAGTTCTAGCCATCCATGCATGATGAGATTTAAAAGCTTACCTATTCGCCTTCTTTTAACATTATTCAAGGCCGTACCACTTGTCACCGGCTTTATCTCTGAAGTCCAAACATTGAATGTGAAACTCAAAGATTTGAACCAAGGCACTGAGCCCACCGCTTGCTTAAAGGTAGTGCTCGAACAACGACCGGCACATGGTCCGGGCGCTGGTATCCCCGACCTATACGGTGCATCCCTTGTCCTCGAATCCAAACTTCCTTtcatcaaaagaattatatgGTATTGGAGAAAAACCTTATTCATTTGGGTTAGCATCATGTCGTTTGTTTCGGAGTTATTGTTTATGTCGGTCTGTTGTAGATGTGTTCTCGTTCCGGCAACAAGGAAAACAACCGGTTCTACCGGCAACTGATCTACGTAGAATCGATGAAAAGCTTGGATTTGAAGCCATCTGGGGTTTCATGGTGATAAATCATTTGCATACAAATTCACTTCAATTTTGATAGGGCATgttagcttcttctttttcaacaatttttttaatccatgatgtatatataatatttggcTAGTGACATGTAATCATCTGAGGTCATTttgaatacattaaaaaatctaaacaaaataatacTCGTATGTGACACTTGTATATTTTTCCTCGTTTTTTTCTCTCCGCCTTTAGCTACATTAAAACTCGAACGTCCACTATATTTTTCTGATAGCTGCAAATAAACACATCCACAAGCCGATCAGACTAATTggattagaaattagttagggtACGGAGTTAATTAGGCCAGAAACTGTATGAACCGATGAAACTGTTAAAACACCAATTGATTCGATGAATTAGTAGTTTGATCGTTGAACCGATTGCATAAAATCATGTGATCTTGTTCTTATCAAGTTTTGTTCTTATCTAAATCTTATTAAGGATGTAAAGTTGATTTCATTTCTTCACATgataattaagttatattttttacttttctagTTCACATTATTTTGATGCAATAAAAGACTTAGTAAAATATGATGGTTAGACAATACAATCAATTACGGTATGTATTATTTGGATAATTTACTTTTCTTAAAAtactcatatttaatatatattttaatagtcaGTTGAATCTTATCTCGATTGACATGGACATTGTTGCCAATACAGAAGGACATGGGTTTAAGTACGCTGACACGTATTATCCTCATATTTATGAGTTGGAGTGGGGCTATGAGTAGTTTTaagtattgtatcaaaaagagcgAATATAATCAGAATCTGTAAcgagattgttaaaaaatatataaactagtGAACCAAATGTTTACAAACacaaatagattaaaaatatggtttaaattaaacaatttacaTTTGTACAATAGatcttgtaaattattttaagcaCAATTAGGTCAACTTTTGAAGATAGAAACATTTTTTGTGATGTCCCGTTTGTCATTCAACCTCATCATGTTATAAACCCAAGCACCCGACACTGCTCCGATGATCGGCGACGTAACGTATATCCATATTCCTTCGTAATGGTTCGACACAATTGCAGGTCCCAAGCTCCTTGCTGGGTTCATCGATGCTCCGGTGATCGGCCTATCCAGTAAGATATCGTAATATCATTAGTATGATGAGTGATGGATcttagaattaaattttgggagacttaactaaattttttttaaaaattaggagcttttaaaaaaaatgggatctaattaaaattttaaaaattttgtgaaattaatgaaaatttcccaaaaattaaaagagattaatttattttcaaaaaaaattaaaaggcaaaattttcaacaaatttaaagggagaaatgaaattttccaaaaaaaatttgggttgtgaaattgcactttggccctcaaaatgaaaaattttcaattcaatcatcttataataaagaaattataaattaatatattgtaaaattgcactttagccccttaaaaatgaaaaaattatttgtagccccttaaaaaatgatgaaattataaattaatacataatgaACCTATATTTTGATCTATAAAAAGATTATAACAAAATCTAGGTcctgctaattttttttttccagattCCCCCCTAAAAACTCGAGACCCTTGCTAAAAATACTTTATGTAGAATGCTTAAGGAAAAAGCTCATACCCAGCAATCAATACATTAAGCAAAACGGTAGAGCCAATGGCGAGTCCAGCAAGTTCTCCAATCTacatataaaaacaaatggtaaatgaaataaattacacCATTTCggattttaaaaagtttagtcATTTTGAGTTTAGTTTCGTTTCAAATTCGGGTTGTTTTGTATTTAAAGCAACTAAGTCTAGTTTAtctaaatttagggtttttgagtTCGGGTCAATTTAAAGTTCGGGTTGTTTCGAGTTTAGAATAATTAGGTCCAATTTATccaggtttagggtttttgagtTTGGGTCTTAAATTGTTGGCTTCTTATGATAAAATCAACTCGGGACAAGTTTTCTGTATACATATAGGAATTGACCGGTTTCGATAAAAGAAATGGTATGGTGATAATGGGTTTAGcctaaaaactaatattttttaaatcgaaTCGATAGTCAAACAGATCAAGTCACCAGGTcgattaaaaatcattaaaaaataaattaaaaattaaaaacttagtCCTATTGACCGGTCGGATCTGGTTCAAACATCCTTGCTAAAAATGGATCACTCTACCGATTTGGTTTCGAATCTTagcatttttataataaataaaagaaaccataaggtataagaaaaaaaagtatatacaAACTTACAGCTCTATTATCAGTACCAACACCGGAGACAACAAACATAA
This genomic stretch from Gossypium raimondii isolate GPD5lz chromosome 6, ASM2569854v1, whole genome shotgun sequence harbors:
- the LOC105774697 gene encoding seipin-2 isoform X2; the encoded protein is MESQNTNEIEQISDDIPSHNSVTVGESDPSASALSSTLRHRLFSRQGTTSKEPAVDSLVKEIHSKTYKFSRDPKPSDASSSSSSEVTVSLTLPESDYNRNLGMFQVRTDFISIKGETLDSSSHPCMMRFKSLPIRLLLTLFKAVPLVTGFISEVQTLNVKLKDLNQGTEPTACLKVVLEQRPAHGPGAGIPDLYGASLVLESKLPFIKRIIWYWRKTLFIWVSIMSFVSELLFMSVCCRCVLVPATRKTTGSTGN
- the LOC105774697 gene encoding seipin-2 isoform X1, with translation MESQNTNEIEQISDDIPSHNSVTVGESDPSASALSSTLRHRLFSRQGTTSKEPAVDSLVKEIHSKTYKFSRDPKPSDASSSSSSEVIESTHLESTITAARAHNSPELTDPIRITWNLLFFTSRLVINPTYFLLKLIIRSITFPISILSHCIILIIDPSRPLKQIKAYLISKLIKLWFDSPCGRLIFKTWRGILWVAYLGFVLCGLLFTSLVISWILMGYLVEKPLEIKETLNFDYTNGSPVAYVPIISCAAVGCGVRCMGKNLGSGIIPPFHDLQVTVSLTLPESDYNRNLGMFQVRTDFISIKGETLDSSSHPCMMRFKSLPIRLLLTLFKAVPLVTGFISEVQTLNVKLKDLNQGTEPTACLKVVLEQRPAHGPGAGIPDLYGASLVLESKLPFIKRIIWYWRKTLFIWVSIMSFVSELLFMSVCCRCVLVPATRKTTGSTGN